One stretch of Fictibacillus sp. b24 DNA includes these proteins:
- a CDS encoding SpoIID/LytB domain-containing protein — protein sequence MKKYLVSLLVVTLVMGSIFFTKPKEAYAADPVVSVSLNMYIKNATALSFLPKGTYKVTESGKTLGSGKKYTIKVVKGELHLYYGSTLVSKGKTLTVKPNVVASTHLMTLYGNKTLSYLGTMKFTIESSKYIRPINTLPLEEYIKGVVPGEMDSSYHLQALKAQAIIARSYVMYRLNAKKAINDTPNIQHYTGYDSENNKTDKAIMETKGKVLTYQGNVVEAVYNASNGGYTETNQGAWPRVGAPKLPYFTAKPDTYDSKIAWTKTFSRKQISLVGKNLKKPESWWGSVVEKDKALANVLRGKLTASNQTSKIVEITSVALPKERTEGKRLLHVAFYVRYYIKDASGKVLKNTNGEAKLYGKKVTITADQFTSALGLTSKYVTGLSKTSTLFKVIGLGNGHGVGLSQTGANARAKAGWGYREILAFYYPTTTLKNDKTSSIPSALQVTGTVNYEGVNIRKSATTSSVSLGKGKLGQAVTVLGKTKEWYRIKIGSLTGYMHEEYVTVKQELAYKNGITPITSGRIQYLGSALVKEKNTIYVPLAGLSKRYAMTTKVSGSTISITSGTRKVTASLVSNTATVNGVKKMLSVRPKTINKVVYVPASFLSETGLASYYEEKAEGALWINR from the coding sequence ATGAAAAAGTATTTAGTTAGTTTGCTAGTCGTTACCCTTGTTATGGGCTCTATTTTTTTTACAAAACCGAAAGAAGCCTACGCTGCTGATCCAGTAGTGTCTGTGTCTTTAAACATGTACATAAAAAATGCTACTGCTCTCTCCTTTTTGCCAAAAGGCACTTATAAGGTGACTGAAAGTGGAAAGACGTTGGGCTCCGGAAAGAAGTACACGATTAAAGTGGTAAAAGGAGAACTACACCTCTATTACGGAAGTACGCTAGTTTCGAAAGGCAAGACCCTTACCGTTAAGCCTAATGTGGTTGCAAGTACACATCTTATGACCCTTTACGGCAATAAGACACTCTCGTATTTAGGAACGATGAAGTTTACTATTGAGAGTTCTAAGTATATTCGCCCGATTAATACTCTACCTTTGGAGGAATATATTAAGGGTGTTGTACCTGGTGAAATGGATTCTAGCTACCATTTGCAAGCTCTTAAAGCGCAGGCTATTATTGCAAGATCTTACGTGATGTATAGGTTGAATGCAAAAAAAGCTATAAATGACACACCAAATATTCAGCATTATACAGGTTACGATTCAGAAAATAATAAAACCGATAAAGCGATTATGGAGACGAAAGGAAAAGTCTTAACCTATCAAGGGAATGTGGTAGAGGCTGTATATAATGCTTCAAATGGCGGCTATACAGAAACAAATCAAGGCGCTTGGCCACGAGTTGGCGCTCCTAAGCTGCCGTATTTTACGGCTAAGCCAGATACGTATGATAGCAAAATAGCTTGGACTAAAACGTTTTCTAGAAAACAGATCTCTTTAGTAGGAAAAAATTTAAAAAAGCCAGAATCTTGGTGGGGAAGTGTAGTTGAGAAGGATAAAGCTTTAGCAAATGTATTAAGAGGGAAACTAACAGCTTCAAATCAAACGTCTAAAATTGTTGAGATTACTTCTGTTGCACTTCCTAAGGAACGAACAGAAGGCAAGAGGTTGTTGCACGTAGCTTTTTATGTGAGGTATTACATTAAAGATGCATCCGGTAAGGTCTTGAAGAATACTAATGGTGAGGCAAAACTGTACGGAAAAAAAGTTACCATAACGGCAGACCAGTTTACGAGTGCACTTGGGTTAACAAGCAAGTATGTAACGGGCTTAAGTAAAACATCAACACTCTTCAAAGTAATAGGCCTTGGTAATGGGCATGGGGTAGGGCTGAGTCAGACAGGTGCCAATGCAAGAGCGAAGGCTGGATGGGGCTATCGCGAAATTCTAGCTTTCTATTATCCAACTACGACTTTAAAGAATGACAAAACGTCATCCATTCCTTCAGCTCTTCAGGTAACGGGAACGGTGAATTATGAAGGTGTTAACATTCGGAAATCAGCCACAACATCATCCGTTTCCTTAGGCAAGGGTAAACTAGGACAAGCTGTAACGGTCCTAGGCAAGACGAAAGAATGGTACAGAATTAAGATTGGGTCGCTGACAGGATACATGCATGAAGAATATGTGACAGTGAAGCAGGAATTAGCTTATAAGAATGGTATTACGCCGATCACATCTGGCAGAATTCAATACTTGGGAAGTGCTCTTGTAAAAGAAAAGAATACCATTTATGTTCCACTTGCGGGCTTATCCAAGCGTTATGCTATGACTACGAAAGTATCAGGATCTACCATTTCGATCACATCTGGAACGCGAAAAGTTACAGCTTCTCTTGTTAGCAACACCGCAACGGTTAATGGTGTTAAAAAGATGTTAAGTGTAAGACCAAAGACGATTAATAAAGTGGTGTATGTGCCTGCGTCGTTCTTGAGTGAAACAGGATTAGCATCTTATTATGAAGAAAAAGCAGAAGGCGCACTATGGATTAATAGATAA